Proteins found in one Planctomycetes bacterium MalM25 genomic segment:
- a CDS encoding Retaining alpha-galactosidase precursor — protein MSYRATLALTTILAIALGTPSLAADAATRPRHVAKPGQASWVKTIHSPNGLLSLQVRLGGDANSKGIQYSLERGGQPVVAESSLGFELISGATVGKGLSPSGPPQTGNHRGDWAPVYGEQERVQLSANTLRASAFDEETGLSVEFEFRCYNEGLAFRSHLQTDSGKTIEVQRELSEFRLSGEAVCWSTTNAQGLYRECLIDEMPKGTERPLVSKLADRTYLAITEAAQVGYPRALLSQHAEGGNCLVTDLDGPATAKQQLTTPWRVVLVGESPGELLESNQVILDLNQPCRIAEASWIRPGKVLREITLTTAGAEASIDFAVKNNFQFVEFDAGWYGHEYDDESDATTITVDPKRTPGPLDLRRLIREANQRGVGVILYVNRRALHKQLDEILPLYKEWGVSGVKYGFVHVGSQEATEWLHEAVEKAAKHGLMVDVHDEYRPTGFSRTFPNLMTQEGVRGDEASPSSEQTLISLFTRGIAGASDFTVCYFAERVEEKWTHGHQLAKPICFYSPWQFIYWYDTPLADHVRPPGDHKAVIIDTPDQELFRRLPTTWDETRVLEGEIGEYAVIARRSGEDWFLGVMNASEPRTLQVPLDFLHGEATYDTMTFTDDPSIQTPTRVRVDERRCQRAQTLRLNLLPNGGFAAHFTPSTSSGQVAKVASGRESEKDL, from the coding sequence ATGAGTTATCGAGCCACACTCGCTTTGACCACGATCCTCGCGATCGCTCTAGGAACTCCGTCCTTAGCCGCCGACGCCGCAACCAGACCTCGTCACGTGGCGAAGCCCGGTCAGGCCTCTTGGGTCAAGACGATCCATTCTCCGAACGGCCTCCTGTCGTTGCAGGTGCGGCTCGGCGGGGATGCCAACTCGAAGGGCATCCAATACTCGCTTGAGCGAGGAGGCCAGCCTGTCGTGGCTGAGTCTTCGCTCGGGTTTGAGCTGATCTCGGGCGCGACGGTTGGGAAGGGGCTGAGTCCCTCAGGCCCTCCGCAAACGGGTAACCATCGTGGCGACTGGGCGCCGGTGTACGGAGAACAAGAGCGCGTCCAACTGTCGGCGAATACCCTCCGTGCCTCGGCGTTCGATGAAGAGACGGGGCTGTCGGTTGAGTTTGAGTTCCGCTGCTACAACGAGGGACTCGCCTTTCGGTCTCACCTGCAGACGGACTCCGGTAAGACGATTGAAGTGCAGCGAGAACTCTCTGAATTCCGTTTGTCCGGTGAGGCGGTCTGTTGGTCGACGACAAACGCCCAGGGATTGTATCGAGAGTGCCTGATCGACGAGATGCCCAAAGGGACCGAGAGACCACTCGTCTCGAAGTTGGCTGATAGAACGTATCTCGCGATTACCGAAGCGGCCCAGGTGGGTTACCCACGGGCCCTGCTGTCGCAGCACGCCGAGGGCGGCAACTGCTTGGTCACGGACCTAGATGGCCCCGCGACTGCCAAGCAGCAACTGACCACCCCTTGGCGGGTTGTGCTGGTCGGGGAGAGCCCCGGCGAACTCTTGGAGAGCAACCAGGTCATCCTCGATCTGAATCAGCCGTGCCGCATCGCCGAGGCTTCTTGGATCCGCCCTGGCAAGGTGCTCCGCGAGATCACCTTGACCACCGCAGGGGCCGAGGCCAGCATCGACTTCGCGGTCAAGAACAACTTCCAGTTCGTTGAGTTCGACGCGGGGTGGTACGGGCACGAGTACGACGACGAATCGGACGCCACGACGATCACGGTCGACCCCAAACGGACGCCGGGCCCCTTGGACCTACGCCGTTTGATCCGCGAAGCCAATCAACGCGGGGTCGGGGTCATCCTGTACGTCAACCGGAGGGCGTTGCACAAGCAGCTCGACGAGATCCTGCCACTCTATAAAGAGTGGGGGGTCAGCGGCGTGAAGTACGGATTCGTTCACGTCGGTTCTCAGGAGGCGACCGAGTGGCTGCACGAAGCGGTTGAGAAGGCCGCCAAGCACGGCCTGATGGTCGACGTGCACGACGAGTACCGCCCCACCGGCTTCAGCCGCACCTTCCCGAACCTCATGACCCAGGAAGGGGTGCGAGGCGACGAGGCCTCACCGAGTTCGGAGCAAACGCTCATCAGCCTCTTCACCCGAGGCATCGCCGGGGCGAGCGATTTCACCGTCTGCTATTTCGCTGAGCGAGTCGAAGAGAAATGGACGCACGGGCACCAGCTTGCCAAGCCGATCTGTTTCTACAGCCCGTGGCAGTTCATCTACTGGTACGACACGCCCTTGGCCGATCACGTGCGGCCGCCAGGCGACCACAAGGCGGTCATCATCGACACGCCGGATCAAGAGCTCTTCCGTCGTTTGCCCACCACCTGGGACGAGACGCGGGTCCTAGAAGGCGAGATCGGCGAGTACGCCGTGATCGCTCGTCGCTCTGGGGAGGACTGGTTCCTTGGGGTCATGAACGCGTCGGAACCACGCACGTTGCAAGTCCCGCTCGACTTCCTTCATGGTGAAGCGACGTACGACACGATGACCTTCACCGACGATCCTTCCATTCAGACACCAACACGGGTCCGCGTGGATGAGCGAAGATGCCAGCGCGCTCAAACGCTTCGTCTGAACCTGCTGCCAAACGGCGGTTTCGCCGCTCACTTCACCCCATCGACCAGCAGCGGCCAAGTGGCGAAAGTTGCATCGGGACGAGAGAGCGAGAAGGATCTCTGA